GGTCTGTTTCTTTAATGTTTGCATTGATGTAGATTTTAGATAAATCAGCTGTTTGTGCTAACACATCGCCAGCTTTTACTAATTGATTTTGAGATGCGTTGTTTTTAATAATTGTTCCGTCAATCATAGACGTTACGTCTGTTGATTTTTCGCCTTCTTTTAAGCTTCCAACAGAATCACCTTGTGAAACGCTATCTCCTTCTTTTACATTCCATTCGCTTAACTGACCGTTAGCTGAAGCGATGACTTGTGAAAGCGGTGCTTCTACCTGCGCTTCATCTGTTTTAACGTAATTTGCTTTTTCGTAGAAATAATATCCACCAAAGCCTACTAGTAATAAAATCACAATGATTCCAACAATGTTAGTAAC
The genomic region above belongs to Priestia megaterium and contains:
- a CDS encoding HlyD family secretion protein; translation: MSKSRLLVTNIVGIIVILLLVGFGGYYFYEKANYVKTDEAQVEAPLSQVIASANGQLSEWNVKEGDSVSQGDSVGSLKEGEKSTDVTSMIDGTIIKNNASQNQLVKAGDVLAQTADLSKIYINANIKETDLGDLEEGDSVDITVDGDSGKVFKGHVEAIGRATNSVSSMLPAQNTGNYTKVTQKVPVKISIDDASDKVLPGMNAEVKISI